In Corythoichthys intestinalis isolate RoL2023-P3 chromosome 11, ASM3026506v1, whole genome shotgun sequence, a single genomic region encodes these proteins:
- the si:ch1073-303k11.2 gene encoding leucine-rich repeat neuronal protein 4 produces the protein MTSLRRNPTVLLLFLSAWPLLPSCLITDAASTSPPITRPRFRLITGLDLDYGGDYGEDDESGSKNPPEVHATTRRKFLQREICNFNPCLENQVPCAKLLAETGCLCPGISGADQSPHAPRLHALMPINKGENRGKVEVKWCAPTSVVTKYRVVVEGQDEKTIEFGEAFRQGLVGSLEIGTKVCVEAVNKAGHSTPTEFSCLRYDPPSSSGYEVLGGIIGGGILLLLLIFAVILWRCQKNRNAKRDSTDGLGNPSYSKEETL, from the coding sequence ATGACATCACTACGTAGGAACCCAACTGTGCTTCTCCTCTTTCTGAGTGCCTGGCCTCTCCTTCCCTCCTGCCTTATCACAGACGCTGCATCTACTTCGCCTCCCATCACTCGTCCACGATTTAGATTAATTACCGGTTTAGATCTCGATTATGGTGGGGATTATGGTGAAGATGATGAGTCTGGCAGCAAAAACCCTCCAGAAGTGCATGCCACTACTAGGAGGAAGTTTCTCCAACGGGAAATCTGCAATTTTAACCCTTGTTTGGAGAATCAGGTGCCCTGTGCCAAGCTGTTGGCAGAGACTGGTTGCCTCTGCCCTGGAATTAGTGGAGCTGACCAGTCTCCTCATGCACCACGCTTACACGCACTGATGCCAATCAACAAGGGGGAAAACAGGGGCAAAGTTGAGGTCAAATGGTGTGCTCCAACCTCTGTGGTGACTAAGTACAGAGTAGTGGTGGAAGGACAAGACGAAAAAACAATTGAATTTGGGGAAGCTTTTCGACAAGGTTTGGTCGGGTCTTTGGAAATTGGAACCAAGGTGTGTGTGGAGGCAGTTAATAAAGCAGGACACAGCACACCCACAGAGTTTTCCTGCTTGCGATATGACCCTCCCTCGTCATCAGGCTATGAGGTGTTAGGAGGTATTATTGGAGGAGGGATTCTCCTTTTACTCCTGATCTTTGCTGTGATCCTCTGGAGGTGTCAAAAGAACCGAAATGCAAAGAGAGACTCAACCGATGGACTCGGAAACCCATCATACAGTAAAGAAGAGACGTTGTAA